The Astatotilapia calliptera chromosome 17, fAstCal1.2, whole genome shotgun sequence genome has a segment encoding these proteins:
- the LOC113009054 gene encoding zinc finger BED domain-containing protein 1-like — protein MIERFLEQQPAICAALLSAEVRKSEKEIFTLSESDITCAEEVVRALKPMKDATLVMSEESMPTLSIIAPLHAKLVMGAQESVDDTPTVRDIKTAIAEDLGKRYVNERETLWMASTVDPRFKDLPFLSEAETSETYSRLLDTVVTVIKKEENQQKNEETDKQVEEENATEEAHHPHIKDNFDSIPRPPLKRQRTSCALVDLLGATFASTSDNTAPKSEHDVAAAEIKRYRDETPLPLTGNPLSWWKDHEQEYPQLSKVARSFLCIPGTSVSAERVFSSAGDIVNAQRSVLRADHVDQLVFLHKNLEIEK, from the exons ATGATAGAACGATTTTTAGAACAGCAACCAGCCATCTGTGCAGCTCTGCTTTCTGCAGAAGTTAggaagagtgaaaaagaaattttCACATTAAGTGAGTctgacatcacatgtgcagaagAAGTTGTCAGGGCACTCAAGCCTATGAAGGACGCCACCCTGGTGATGTCAGAGGAGAGTATGCCAACCCTGTCCATCATTGCTCCTCTTCATGCCAAGCTTGTGATGGGTGCACAAGAAAGTGTTGATGATACACCGACAGTAAGGGACATTAAGACTGCCATAGCAGAAGATCTGGGAAAGAGATATGTAAATGAGAGGGAGACACTATGGATGGCATCAACTGTTGATCCTCGGTTTAAGGACCTGCCCTTCCTGTCTGAAGCAGAGACCAGTGAGACCTATTCCAGACTGTTGGACACTGTGGTGACTGTgataaagaaggaagaaaat cagcaAAAGAATGAGGAGACTGACAAACAGGTGGAGGAAGAGAATGCCACAGAGGAGGCTCATCACCCACATATCAAAGACAACTTTGACTCCATCCCTCGGCCACCCCTAAAGAGACAGAGGACCTCATGTGCATTGGTGGACTTGCTCGGAGCTACGTTTGCCTCTACTAGTGACAATACTGCACCAAAATCAGAACATGATGTTGCTGCAGCTGAGATCAAGAGGTATAGAGATGAGACCCCTTTGCCTCTCACAGGAAATCCTCTCAGTTGGTGGAAGGACCATGAACAGGAATACCCTCAGCTATCCAAAGTAGCAAGGAGTTTCCTATGCATTCCTGGAACAAGTGTCTCTGCAGAGAGAGTTTTCTCCTCTGCAGGAGACATAGTAAATGCACAGAGAAGTGTCCTGAGAGCTGACCATGTCGATCAGCTTGTATTCCTGCACAAAAATCtggaaattgaaaaataa